CACTAGAAATTAAAGCCAAGGTTAACTTTTGATCTTAGATTAAAGTTGACCCCCTTTCAAACAACCTAGCCCTGGGTATCACAATGCtgtgtttaatttttacaatgtaTTTTTAAGTGACCTAACATGCTACAGGTAAAGCTGAGGAATACATAAGCAACAGCATTCATCTGGCACAAACATATGCATAGATATTTGTCTGTGGAtattatttgtttgaaaagggGAACAGTTTTCCAAGGGTGAGGCTCAAGGAAAAGTGTGCCCTTCAAGGAATGCAAAATGTCCAAGGATAAATATGGGAGGCTAATTTCCTCCCATATGGAGGCAGTTGTGGTTATCAtccttcaaataattttgctaaaatgtttacaaatgtcGTACTGCTTACTTCatttgcttttcacttttcagtgttctctggtaGGACCTTGATTCAggggtacattttttttttcagataaaaaGCATTGACAAGCCAAATGTTTATATCAGGAATTATGTTGGTGTGAGAGAAAAACTCAAGAAACTCTATGAGGGAGGTCCTGAAAAGCTGCAGGTTTGTGATGAATCAAGAATGATCTTATGATTTGAATCACCAAACAATCTGAAGGGTTTTGATAGTCTATATTCCAActtttgaaatataatttgatAATTTACTCATGACATTTTACAGATAATATCAGACTTTGATAAGACTCTCACAAAATTTGTCATCAATGGGGAAAAAGGCTGCACAGTGTATGGTAagtattgtaattttaaaattttagactgtaatttgttatttcaatttttttaaattatacaATAGCTCATTTGTAGAAATATTGTGTTGATACTATATTATAACTGAATCAGTACTTTTTAATAAATAGTTTGTTGGTCCCTTTTTTGTTGGGAATTGAATTAAGAATACCTGGTTAGCAAAGTTGATGTGGTTTTACAGCTGACTTGTTCcttttaaccatttacacctaaacatcaatatgcatattctctatatatGTATtgtcctctatacatttcctaaggtgctgataaggagaatttggtgaataatcaagaactttttaaatttacaatcattacctttatttttgtgacctaaatgtgtgattccgGAGTAATGTCATAAGAGAAAATTACTGTATATACTAGCCACTCTTAGGGGCCAAAGGGTAACAATGTAAAAATGTGTTATGATGTAAAAATGTGCCTACTTTGATATAGTCACACACAGATTTATCTTTAATCTTAGGTGTGATTGAGAGCTCTAAGCAGTTCCCAGAATCATACAGAGAAAAGGTGACCTGTTTTTATGTTCATAATTGATAAGTTTATTCCCTTTGTTCCTCTCCTTAGCAACATTTTTTGcatgtttcatttatttaatggAACACAATCACAAAATGGGTCTAAACTTTAGTTGAGACATGATAAATGATCAAacatatttattgaaaatattccTATCATGGCTATGTAAAGCAGTCACTTGTGGAGCGTCTTTTTAATCACTGCATTTCAAGAAGCTGGTTCTGAATTaccttttttatctcttctatTTCAGGCCAAACAACTTAAAGAAAAGTACATGCCAATTGAATTCTCACCGTATGtacttattattttaataaataatttctgtttttatgTACTGTAGACAACAGAGAAATGATATAAATACAGATATTTATTTGCTATCTAACTCcaatttattttgacattttagaGACCTTTCATCAGCTGAAAAACAACCCCACATGATAGAATGGTATGATGTGTGTATTGGAATTGAACAGCATTGTATAGACATATATAATTGAAATGTTTCCTTAATGATGGTGATGCAAACCAATGTCAATTTATGTAAGCTGGAGATCAAAACTTTGGGCAAAATAATATATACTATTAACAATTTTATGTGGCTAACATTCAATGTTCGTGACTCCTGGTTTAGTAACAAGTAATTCAATAACTGTCATTATTAACATTTAGGGCTGTTATCataaatattttagtttaacATATTATGATAAATATCTGATTCAAACAAACCATATTTCTCTGAATTTGCATCCATACTCTCACAAGCCCCTTCCCCTGAATAAGCACTCACCCCCTAGATTATAAACATTATATAGTACCCTTCTTGATACAGTTAGTGTGATAggttaaatatttaaagaatcAAGAGATTATTAAAAGTTTGTGGTTCTAACACAAACACTCAGGTGGACCAAGTCACATGGGTTACTTACCGAGCTTGGTTTGAAGAAGAATGACATCAGTAAAATGGTAGAAGAAGCACCAATTGCACTGAGGTTTGCATTtagtttcttaaattttaatcttttatctTGCAGGTGGACAAAAGGAAATGAACTCATTATTGAGCTGAATATCAAGCAAAACCAAATACCTGATATATTAAAAGATGCACACATTGCTTTAAGGTACCACAACATGCAATACACAATACAGTTTGTGCATGTATTGTGGAATGACCTTTgcatttccatggaaatgaaaatttagaaaAGTTGTTCTGAGGTCATTAGTGTTTAAAATCCAAGTTGCATAGTCAGCTCTGAATGGGTGCATTCCCAAGAAGTAAGTGAAATTTAGGAAGAAAGTCTAAATTATAAATCATTTGCCGTACTAATTTAGTGGTGTTCAGTCTGAATAAGCAACTACAAATAAGTAATACCAAATCTAATGTTATTAATATTGGTAAACAAGGCCCTGGTGAACATGTCAACATCACTgtcattttttatgtaaaatattaaaaatattgcttaTTCCAAAGCTCTAGCTGTAAAGTATGCTTGATTTTAAAGTTACAGCAATCATCTCCATGCACCATGCACTTAGATGAAAAGATCACAACTGACTTATCTCATTGTATGTGCTTGACTTGGAATACTGTCTACCTGTATtatcttaatttaaaaagtgaCATGCACCCTAAAATAACTGGATTACATTCTGTGTATTTGGATATTTCTACTCAATTTAGAGATGGTGTGGAGTGGTTCTTTGTCAAACTTCATGAGAAGAAAGTTCCTGTCCTTATTATATCTGGTGGTCTTGGAGGTATTTGTAGATTATACCCATGCTTGTGTTGACTTTACACCCACATAAGCTGTTTTTATTATGctttcctttgaaaattttggttaCTGTTCACTAGCAATTATCATGCAAGGAAGGAGATATTTTTGGAATCGATGTTCCAGGGTTTTCATAGCTAAGTTGTTAGAACTATAGACTCTGAGTCAACATTATGTCATTGGTATTACATGGAGaacaatttgcatttgaaaatagATTGACCTTTATTGAATTCAGTCCTTTTCTGTGAGACATATAACAGGTCATATAACATGTGCTTCTCCATCTTCTAGTTTGTATCCACTTTTATTTTCAGATCTAATCAAAGAGGTCATTGATCAACAAAGTACTCTGTATGACAATGTTACCATCATTGCCAACTTCTTTAAATATGAACAGGTTAGGAAAAACTATTGAGTGGTTGAAAGGTTTTAAAGAGTATGAAGAGataatgggggggggggggggggttcagTGATCAAATGTCATATGATGATTGTACTCCTTTTCTTTCTGCCCTAGCCCTGTCAcaccatttttttgtttaatttttgcacTAGGGAGTGATGGTAGGTTTTAAGGAGGAACTTCTCTTCAGTAACAACAAGAAAGAGAGAACTAAAGACCTGCCATACTTTGACAAAATTAAggtaaaatatattcaaataaaatatgTAACATTCCCTACCTACTGTAAGCCGtaggaatgaaaaataaataatactCTATCTCAGTGTCACTGAAAGCCTAAAAGTCAAGTGCacagtaaataaaataatggcATTTTATTTCCACTTACATACATTATGATGCCTGCAAACCTTCCACAGAGATACCAACCCagataaataaaagattttaagatattttactgtatatttttttgtaaatccCATCCCTTCTTCATTTGGTGTAGGACAGCTTTTTCCTCGTTTTACCCCTCAAACTAAAATTTGTTCTATTATGGACTGAGTGATAATAATTGcatattaattattttgagGTTAAAAAATGTTACTGTTGCATACCGGCCATTTTAAAGGAAAACCTAAACAATTTCAGAGGAGGCAGAAATGTTTTTCCTCTTGGAGAGGCCAAGAAGTTCATCCTGTTTCTGGGAGACTCCTGGATAATCTTCCGTTGTTGGCTTCTTTGCTACTTAATTTAttgtttaaactttttaaaaatattactgGTAACTTTGAAATGAACATGTGAGCTGCATGAGAGTTACTGTAATAAACATCTGGTTCACTGAATTTTATCAGAGTGACTGAGACATTACATTAATTAGCTTAAAAGTGTTTCAGTTAGGTGCCCCCATGGAaaacctgaaattttttttaaatggtttcATAGGAACGTACAAATGTCATTGTGATGGGAGACCTGCCAGATGATGCTCACGTTTCAGACAGTCCTAAATACACTGAGGTTACCCTAACAGTGGGTTTCCTGAATGAGAAGGTGTGTTGTGGGTATGAGAAGGACTGGGGTGTCTGGGGTGTTCATTTAAATGTTGGAGAAAGGTTAAAGAAATTTAGAGTGTGTACTTTAGAACTGTCAGTATTTTAGAACTGTATTTAAGAGAATCTCAATGGTAGATTAAGTGCTCTGATTTAAGTGATTGTAGTGATTCTTATTACTGAATCTTTTCAAAGGAtggatttctttcattttctctaaATTTCCCATTACAATTCAGGTCATTAGAAAAGACAGGCTTATAAGCTAAATGGTGTAATTTTGATGTACTGTAACAACTAACTCTCCTGtctaatttgcaaggaaatgtataacagTCTGTCAGAATTACTAATTGGATCTAGGGAGTTAGTGTTAAATAGccagtttttttaaagtttttattcaTCAATTTATCTTTCTCTTAAATGCTAATTCCAAGGTTGATGAACATCTGAGTAACTACATGGATGCCTTTGACATTGTGATTGTTGATGATCACAGTATTGAACATGTGGATCTTCTTCTAATGCCAATCTTGAGGGCCTAGATGTCATGGAGAAATTGTTACTCTGAAGAGATTTCCATTAAGTTAACGGAAGATAGATTTGAACCTAGAAGGAGTGTGAACACAGGGGTTTGGGGTAGTTTAATGAATGAAAGAATTAGTATGGAATGCAAGGTTTGGTTTTAAGTTAGATATTAGATTACAGTTGTATTTAAGTTTTACTGTTTAGTACTAAGGGTGTCATTGAAGTCAACTAAACATTTGTGCAAGAGACATTCAGTGGTTCTTTACAATAAGAGCTTGTAAGGAAGGGGCTGTTTATGATAGAACTTTGATAAGAACTTTGCTCT
The sequence above is a segment of the Pocillopora verrucosa isolate sample1 chromosome 13, ASM3666991v2, whole genome shotgun sequence genome. Coding sequences within it:
- the LOC131773944 gene encoding cytosolic 5'-nucleotidase 3 isoform X1, with amino-acid sequence MIEGKTMFGVAAVGASVIVGYGLYMYVQGRQSARKVKEAVDQMIKSIDKPNVYIRNYVGVREKLKKLYEGGPEKLQIISDFDKTLTKFVINGEKGCTVYGVIESSKQFPESYREKAKQLKEKYMPIEFSPDLSSAEKQPHMIEWWTKGNELIIELNIKQNQIPDILKDAHIALRDGVEWFFVKLHEKKVPVLIISGGLGDLIKEVIDQQSTLYDNVTIIANFFKYEQGVMVGFKEELLFSNNKKERTKDLPYFDKIKERTNVIVMGDLPDDAHVSDSPKYTEVTLTVGFLNEKVDEHLSNYMDAFDIVIVDDHSIEHVDLLLMPILRA
- the LOC131773944 gene encoding cytosolic 5'-nucleotidase 3 isoform X2, producing the protein MIEGKTMFGVAAVGASVIVGYGLYMYVQGRQSARKVKEAVDQMIKSIDKPNVYIRNYVGVREKLKKLYEGGPEKLQIISDFDKTLTKFVINGEKGCTVYGVIESSKQFPESYREKAKQLKEKYMPIEFSPDLSSAEKQPHMIEWWTKSHGLLTELGLKKNDISKMVEEAPIALRDGVEWFFVKLHEKKVPVLIISGGLGDLIKEVIDQQSTLYDNVTIIANFFKYEQGVMVGFKEELLFSNNKKERTKDLPYFDKIKERTNVIVMGDLPDDAHVSDSPKYTEVTLTVGFLNEKVDEHLSNYMDAFDIVIVDDHSIEHVDLLLMPILRA